From one Mycolicibacterium sp. HK-90 genomic stretch:
- the carA gene encoding glutamine-hydrolyzing carbamoyl-phosphate synthase small subunit, translating to MTSNTNKSKAVLVLEDGRVFTGTTFGAVGQTLGEAVFSTGMSGYQETLTDPSYHGQIVVATAPQIGNTGWNAEDGESRGDKIWVAGYAVRDPSPRASNWRASGTLDDELVRQGIVGIAGIDTRAVVRHLRTRGSMKAGVFSGAALAATSGSGAASLDELVTRVLDQPSMLGADLAGEVSTDSSYIVEPEGGHRFTVAAVDLGIKTNTPRNFARRGIRSHVLPSSVTFDQIADLKPDGVFLSNGPGDPATADHIVEVTREVLGAGIPLFGICFGNQILGRALGRSTYKMVFGHRGINIPVIDHITGRVAITAQNHGFALEGEAGEQFDTPFGPAEVSHTCANDGVVEGIRLANGRAFSVQYHPEAAAGPHDAEYLFDQFVDLMAGEK from the coding sequence ATGACGAGCAACACGAACAAGAGCAAGGCGGTCCTGGTACTCGAGGACGGGCGCGTCTTCACCGGTACGACGTTCGGAGCGGTCGGGCAGACCCTCGGGGAGGCAGTGTTCTCCACCGGTATGTCGGGCTATCAGGAGACGCTCACCGATCCCAGCTACCACGGCCAGATCGTGGTAGCCACCGCACCACAGATCGGCAACACGGGCTGGAACGCCGAGGACGGCGAAAGCCGCGGGGACAAGATCTGGGTGGCCGGTTATGCCGTGCGCGACCCGTCGCCTCGTGCCTCGAACTGGCGGGCCAGCGGAACCCTCGATGACGAGTTGGTTCGGCAGGGCATCGTGGGCATCGCCGGAATCGACACCCGGGCCGTGGTGCGCCACCTGCGCACGCGCGGATCGATGAAGGCCGGGGTGTTCTCCGGAGCCGCGTTGGCGGCGACATCGGGCTCGGGTGCCGCGTCCTTGGACGAACTGGTCACCCGGGTCCTGGACCAACCCTCGATGCTGGGCGCGGATCTCGCCGGCGAGGTCAGCACCGACAGCTCGTACATCGTCGAACCGGAAGGCGGCCACCGGTTTACGGTCGCGGCGGTAGACCTCGGCATCAAGACCAACACCCCGCGCAACTTCGCCCGCCGCGGGATCCGCAGCCACGTGCTGCCGTCGTCGGTGACCTTCGATCAGATCGCCGACCTCAAGCCGGACGGGGTGTTCCTGTCCAACGGCCCCGGTGATCCCGCCACCGCCGACCACATCGTCGAGGTCACCCGCGAGGTGCTCGGTGCCGGGATCCCGCTGTTCGGCATCTGCTTCGGCAACCAGATCCTGGGCCGCGCCCTGGGCCGCTCCACCTACAAGATGGTGTTCGGTCACCGCGGCATCAACATCCCGGTGATCGACCACATCACCGGACGGGTGGCGATCACCGCCCAGAACCACGGCTTCGCCCTGGAGGGGGAGGCGGGGGAGCAGTTCGATACCCCGTTCGGCCCCGCCGAGGTCAGCCACACCTGCGCGAACGACGGTGTGGTGGAAGGCATCCGGCTCGCCAACGGCCGGGCCTTCTCGGTCCAGTACCACCCGGAGGCCGCGGCCGGACCGCACGACGCGGAATACCTGTTCGACCAGTTCGTCGACCTGATGGCAGGAGAGAAGTAA